One segment of Rhodopirellula baltica SH 1 DNA contains the following:
- a CDS encoding FHA domain-containing protein, with translation MTDSSAQLILATGSRAGMVAEIRSGYYMIGRDRVCQIRPKSRSVSRKHCLLHWETPADSEPRFRIFDLDSSAGTRVNGTRIPSRTWIELVDGAELRCGKIAFGLVIESQENAARKHIAAIDPREDTVVNERGFDTASGFEDEDDAKRANRDHSARQANSTRAVSESPTVSLLQGEAWQEVDIASFLEAEDTVAREARYDDIRAKTSNPEPSRPDSEFFDHDEEFIDDDAAEPPDQTSSGRGAATNKRGSGSPPSAKVKGAATTSILNRVDWDKVKIYAAFAMTIAVFVFGGYQAMQFWQGPEVRIVDGID, from the coding sequence GTGACCGATAGCTCCGCACAATTGATTTTGGCAACCGGCAGCCGGGCCGGTATGGTCGCGGAGATTCGATCGGGGTACTACATGATCGGTCGCGATCGCGTTTGCCAAATCCGGCCGAAGAGCCGCTCGGTGAGTCGAAAACACTGCTTGCTGCACTGGGAAACGCCGGCCGATTCCGAGCCACGGTTCCGAATCTTCGATCTCGACAGTTCCGCGGGAACGCGAGTCAACGGAACCCGCATTCCAAGTCGGACCTGGATCGAACTCGTCGACGGCGCAGAATTGAGATGCGGCAAAATCGCATTTGGATTGGTGATCGAGTCGCAAGAAAATGCGGCACGCAAGCACATCGCCGCCATCGACCCAAGAGAAGACACGGTGGTGAACGAACGCGGATTTGACACCGCGTCCGGCTTCGAAGACGAAGATGACGCGAAGCGGGCAAACCGAGACCATTCGGCGAGACAAGCCAATTCAACTCGGGCGGTCTCCGAGTCGCCCACCGTTTCGTTGCTGCAAGGAGAAGCATGGCAGGAAGTCGACATCGCGTCGTTTTTGGAAGCCGAAGACACCGTCGCTCGCGAAGCACGCTACGACGATATTCGCGCCAAAACCTCCAATCCTGAACCATCACGTCCTGATTCAGAATTCTTCGACCACGACGAAGAATTTATCGACGACGATGCGGCGGAACCGCCCGATCAAACGTCATCAGGTAGAGGCGCCGCCACAAACAAACGCGGCTCGGGATCGCCCCCCTCTGCAAAAGTAAAAGGTGCAGCCACAACGAGCATTCTGAACCGAGTCGACTGGGACAAGGTGAAGATCTACGCCGCCTTTGCGATGACGATCGCCGTCTTCGTCTTCGGCGGGTACCAAGCGATGCAGTTTTGGCAGGGTCCGGAAGTTCGAATCGTTGACGGAATCGACTGA